The following proteins come from a genomic window of Pyxidicoccus sp. MSG2:
- a CDS encoding glycosyltransferase produces MSTHPRVLLLAERFPPDIGGLARSGARTAGSLVKLGAQVDVLAWTRTAAPGSLQTVDDAGTVTPFARGVTLHRLGLFGSTDLSMQHTLDVLGYLHAKRWYDLVWGHYLSPPGFLAVVFAESAGIASTVSARGNDVDQLMFPPGDFARLLWTLQRADVLTAASADLGRKMSMLLGKDAGVEVIPNAVDTDVFSPGPADPGLRARLGIAPDEVVLGFSGELRHKKGLPFLLSALTEVRRSRPACLLVIGEVRPRDAEHLVAFRAEHPEDAARLLISGPLDTPEAIAAHLRVCDVYLQPSLWEGMPNALLEAMACARPVVASDAGGIPEAVDHGRNGFIVPKALLNHLGQACLDVLSLPPEHRAALGTAARQRIEADFQAEAEAEVLRRVLARAIPTVSS; encoded by the coding sequence ATGTCCACCCACCCGCGCGTCCTCCTCCTCGCTGAGCGCTTCCCCCCGGATATCGGGGGGCTGGCTCGCAGTGGCGCGCGGACGGCGGGCTCGCTGGTGAAGCTGGGGGCGCAGGTGGACGTGCTTGCTTGGACGCGCACGGCGGCACCCGGCTCGCTCCAGACGGTGGACGACGCGGGCACCGTCACGCCCTTCGCGCGGGGCGTCACGCTGCATCGCCTGGGCCTGTTCGGCAGCACGGACCTGTCCATGCAGCACACGCTGGACGTGCTCGGGTACCTGCATGCGAAGCGGTGGTATGACCTGGTGTGGGGCCACTACCTGTCGCCGCCCGGGTTCCTCGCAGTCGTGTTCGCGGAGTCGGCCGGCATCGCTTCCACCGTCAGTGCTCGCGGCAATGACGTGGACCAGCTCATGTTCCCTCCCGGGGATTTTGCCCGGCTGCTGTGGACGCTTCAGCGCGCGGATGTGCTCACTGCGGCCTCGGCGGACCTGGGGCGGAAGATGAGCATGCTGCTGGGGAAGGATGCAGGCGTCGAGGTCATTCCCAACGCGGTGGACACCGACGTATTCTCTCCCGGCCCCGCGGACCCGGGACTTCGTGCGCGCCTGGGCATTGCTCCCGATGAGGTGGTGCTCGGCTTCTCGGGGGAACTGCGCCACAAGAAGGGGCTGCCGTTCCTGCTGTCCGCGCTCACGGAGGTGCGGCGCTCACGGCCCGCGTGCCTGCTCGTCATCGGCGAGGTACGGCCTCGTGACGCCGAGCACCTCGTCGCCTTCCGCGCCGAGCACCCCGAGGACGCCGCGCGGCTGCTCATCTCCGGGCCGCTCGACACACCCGAGGCCATCGCCGCGCACCTGCGTGTCTGTGATGTGTATTTGCAGCCGTCACTCTGGGAGGGCATGCCCAATGCGCTGCTGGAGGCCATGGCATGTGCCCGCCCCGTCGTCGCCAGTGACGCGGGTGGCATTCCCGAGGCCGTGGATCATGGACGCAATGGCTTCATCGTGCCCAAGGCGCTGCTCAATCACCTGGGGCAGGCGTGCCTCGATGTGCTCTCGCTGCCGCCCGAGCACCGTGCCGCGCTCGGCACCGCCGCGCGTCAGCGCATCGAGGCGGACTTTCAGGCGGAGGCCGAGGCCGAGGTGCTGCGGCGCGTGTTGGCCCGCGCCATTCCGACGGTCTCCTCATAG